The Microbulbifer hydrolyticus genome has a segment encoding these proteins:
- a CDS encoding DUF4136 domain-containing protein, with the protein MRITITSLLAGLLTVTGLTGCGTPTQIDRIEPRTAPVSFQTYAWGTEVLTGDTGAPAQLVELDTELRGTVSALLQSRGYRQVQSVDSAQMVVEYQIAVVEEEFASEEENESWDAQFDSNAQRGVVELPDRSGAPRVTLSVGIGPHNGMPIWGGSATKLMARPEDKNERQRILNKAVGELLKDLPPAS; encoded by the coding sequence ATGCGTATTACAATAACCAGCCTGCTTGCGGGCCTGTTGACGGTTACAGGGCTCACAGGCTGTGGCACTCCCACCCAGATCGACCGGATTGAGCCGCGCACTGCGCCGGTAAGCTTCCAGACCTACGCCTGGGGGACGGAAGTGCTGACCGGCGACACCGGAGCCCCGGCACAGCTGGTTGAACTGGACACGGAGCTGCGCGGCACGGTGAGTGCTTTGCTGCAGTCCCGTGGCTACCGCCAGGTACAGAGCGTGGATAGCGCCCAGATGGTGGTGGAATACCAGATTGCGGTGGTTGAAGAAGAGTTTGCCAGCGAGGAAGAGAATGAAAGCTGGGACGCGCAATTCGACAGTAACGCCCAGCGTGGTGTGGTCGAGCTGCCTGACCGCAGCGGTGCGCCGCGGGTTACCCTCTCCGTGGGGATAGGCCCCCACAACGGTATGCCCATCTGGGGCGGTAGCGCGACCAAGTTGATGGCGCGTCCGGAAGACAAAAACGAGCGCCAGCGCATCCTCAACAAAGCGGTGGGGGAGTTGCTGAAGGATCTGCCCCCGGCCAGCTGA
- a CDS encoding DUF4136 domain-containing protein, with amino-acid sequence MASLLRTFRVVALGLALALGGCATPNPVAVDYDPAFQFANLRSYYLLDTLANGPVSPFESKRANQAVNDVLKGSYRPAETREEADFLVRVQLYSSDKVAVYEDPFSIYGGYRYFGFGWRAPLRVREYRESSLIVDVLSPEEAPLWRGSMPSVAGRYDAPEQQLFRLREEAGMILAKFPPYNDVGYD; translated from the coding sequence ATGGCTTCATTGCTTCGAACTTTTCGTGTCGTCGCCCTCGGGCTTGCCCTGGCCCTCGGCGGCTGCGCGACCCCCAACCCGGTCGCGGTGGATTACGACCCGGCCTTCCAGTTTGCCAACCTGCGCAGTTATTACCTGCTCGATACCCTGGCCAATGGCCCTGTGTCACCGTTTGAAAGCAAACGTGCCAACCAGGCCGTCAACGACGTGTTGAAGGGCAGTTATCGCCCCGCGGAAACGCGTGAAGAGGCGGATTTCCTGGTGCGGGTACAGTTATACAGCAGCGACAAGGTAGCCGTGTATGAAGACCCTTTCAGCATTTACGGAGGCTACCGCTACTTTGGCTTTGGCTGGAGAGCACCATTGCGAGTGCGTGAATACCGGGAGTCTTCGCTGATCGTGGATGTGCTGTCGCCGGAAGAGGCGCCGCTGTGGCGCGGTAGCATGCCGTCCGTGGCAGGTCGCTACGATGCACCGGAGCAACAATTGTTCCGCCTGCGGGAAGAAGCCGGGATGATTCTTGCGAAATTCCCGCCATACAACGATGTTGGTTACGACTGA
- a CDS encoding NUDIX domain-containing protein has product MSDNKDLKPQFTRGAVDIISRKTMYDGFFQIQKLRLRHRLYRGGWGGEMDRELFVRGHAVGVLLYDPERHLVALAEQFRVGALERENGPWCLEVVAGMVEEGESLEDVARRELQEEAGLEVQDLHFIRSYLPSPGGTCERMHLFCACADLHGVEGYFGLADEHEDIRLRVFPLDTLLEAVASDDSAIDNAASIISLQWLQLNRERLQR; this is encoded by the coding sequence ATGAGCGACAACAAGGATCTAAAGCCGCAGTTTACCCGCGGTGCGGTGGATATTATCTCCCGCAAGACCATGTACGACGGTTTCTTCCAGATACAAAAGCTGCGCCTGCGCCATCGCCTCTATCGCGGCGGCTGGGGTGGCGAAATGGACCGCGAGCTGTTCGTGCGCGGGCACGCAGTGGGGGTGCTGCTGTATGACCCCGAGCGCCATCTTGTCGCGCTTGCCGAGCAGTTCCGGGTCGGCGCCCTGGAGCGCGAGAACGGCCCCTGGTGCCTTGAGGTGGTCGCCGGCATGGTCGAGGAGGGTGAGTCCCTGGAGGACGTCGCCCGCCGGGAACTGCAGGAGGAGGCAGGTCTGGAGGTACAGGATCTGCACTTTATCCGCAGCTACCTGCCAAGCCCCGGCGGCACCTGTGAGCGAATGCACCTGTTTTGCGCCTGTGCTGACTTGCACGGTGTCGAGGGATACTTCGGGCTGGCCGACGAGCACGAAGACATCCGCCTGCGGGTGTTCCCGCTGGATACGTTGCTGGAAGCGGTGGCCAGCGACGACAGTGCCATTGATAACGCCGCGAGTATCATCAGCCTGCAGTGGTTGCAGCTGAACCGCGAGCGCCTGCAGCGCTGA
- a CDS encoding DUF1249 domain-containing protein has translation MAVPAGTGRSKAISQARTGAREGAKERYRVDLPTYHADCDANYLRLCKLMPELASNQSWSYQMPDGTLEVAVLERSRYTTEVCLHASPLKSGDRGNKWLMPPPITVRLYHDARMAEVVAVDGQGPVGGDGLNFSYPNPAMHNEDERQQVNRYLSEWLAHCLANGRAEVDLPFRGS, from the coding sequence ATGGCGGTACCGGCAGGCACTGGCCGTAGCAAGGCAATATCGCAGGCCCGGACGGGTGCACGAGAGGGCGCAAAGGAGCGTTATCGCGTGGACCTGCCCACCTATCATGCCGATTGCGATGCCAATTACCTGCGCCTGTGCAAGTTGATGCCGGAGCTCGCAAGCAATCAGAGCTGGTCCTATCAGATGCCGGACGGCACCCTGGAAGTGGCTGTGCTGGAGCGCAGCAGGTACACCACCGAGGTGTGCCTGCACGCTTCCCCGCTGAAAAGCGGTGATAGGGGCAATAAGTGGCTGATGCCGCCACCCATTACCGTACGCCTCTATCATGACGCGCGTATGGCAGAAGTGGTGGCAGTAGATGGCCAGGGGCCAGTAGGGGGCGATGGGCTGAATTTCAGCTACCCCAACCCGGCGATGCACAACGAAGATGAGCGCCAGCAGGTCAATCGCTACCTGAGCGAATGGCTGGCGCACTGCCTGGCAAATGGCCGCGCGGAGGTAGACCTCCCGTTTCGCGGAAGTTAA
- a CDS encoding phosphodiesterase produces MNIDAVQPENRLIQITDPHIGGRPDYQLLGLDTGHTLNEVLAAVSTDTAAADLMVVTGDVSANGSEASYRRFLHKMQSITTPWYWLPGNHDNRHRMDELAPRRRPQVVSLGAWRLLLLDTSVPGQISGGFSGDEIAHIRDLLAEYREHPVMLMMHHQPVPVGSHWIDGHMLKAGREAFIELVSAADNVRSVVWGHVHQQFDSRLAHIGLHATPSTSVQFTPGSGPFAVDSEMPGYRWFDLRDDGSYDTGVERVAIKEYRVDLASSGY; encoded by the coding sequence GTGAATATCGATGCAGTACAACCGGAAAACCGGCTGATCCAGATCACCGACCCCCACATTGGCGGTCGGCCGGATTACCAGTTGCTGGGGTTGGATACCGGGCACACCCTCAATGAGGTGTTGGCTGCCGTGTCCACGGATACTGCTGCGGCCGATTTAATGGTCGTCACCGGAGATGTCTCTGCGAATGGTTCCGAGGCATCCTACCGCCGTTTCCTGCACAAGATGCAGTCGATCACTACGCCCTGGTACTGGCTTCCAGGAAACCACGACAACCGCCACAGAATGGACGAACTCGCCCCCAGGCGGCGCCCGCAGGTGGTGTCGTTAGGGGCCTGGCGCCTGCTGTTGCTGGACACCAGTGTGCCCGGGCAGATCAGCGGCGGTTTCAGCGGTGACGAGATTGCGCATATCCGGGACCTGCTGGCGGAGTACCGCGAACACCCCGTGATGCTGATGATGCACCACCAGCCCGTGCCGGTGGGCAGCCACTGGATCGATGGCCATATGTTGAAAGCCGGGCGCGAGGCGTTTATCGAGCTGGTAAGCGCTGCGGACAACGTGCGTTCGGTCGTGTGGGGTCATGTGCACCAGCAATTCGACAGCCGGCTCGCCCATATTGGGCTGCATGCCACGCCTTCCACTTCCGTACAGTTCACTCCGGGCAGTGGCCCGTTTGCTGTCGATAGCGAAATGCCCGGCTACCGCTGGTTCGACCTGCGTGATGACGGCAGTTACGATACCGGCGTGGAGCGAGTGGCCATTAAAGAATACCGCGTAGATCTCGCCTCCTCCGGGTACTGA
- a CDS encoding YqiA/YcfP family alpha/beta fold hydrolase codes for MSQNDLLQDQDNSSAEGQPGGRPLLIYLHGFLSSPQSYKCQVLKQWLRESRPDIVFYAPLISPYPAEAAMALGNMLKDFKAHQRGPIGLVGSSMGGFWSTWLAEQHQLPAVVVNPAVAPSRFMPKYLGQDLKPYSGEMHTYRLQASDVDNMRQLESAIPEALTGRYWLLAQREDETLDCREAEQFYRGQRQTVEDGGDHSFQGFARYAGALVDFLFPNN; via the coding sequence ATGTCACAAAACGATCTTCTTCAAGACCAGGATAATTCCAGCGCGGAAGGCCAGCCAGGCGGACGCCCCTTGCTGATCTACCTGCACGGTTTCCTGTCTTCGCCGCAATCTTACAAGTGCCAGGTGCTCAAACAGTGGCTGCGGGAATCTCGCCCGGACATAGTTTTCTATGCGCCGCTGATTTCGCCCTACCCGGCAGAAGCCGCAATGGCACTCGGTAACATGCTGAAAGACTTCAAAGCCCATCAGCGCGGTCCCATCGGTCTGGTGGGAAGCTCCATGGGCGGCTTCTGGAGTACCTGGCTGGCCGAGCAGCACCAGCTGCCCGCTGTAGTGGTAAATCCTGCGGTCGCGCCCTCTCGCTTTATGCCCAAGTATTTGGGGCAGGACCTCAAGCCCTACAGTGGAGAGATGCATACCTACCGCCTGCAAGCCTCCGATGTGGATAACATGCGGCAGCTGGAAAGCGCGATACCTGAGGCGTTGACCGGTCGATACTGGCTGCTGGCGCAGCGAGAAGATGAGACACTGGACTGCCGTGAGGCAGAGCAGTTCTACCGCGGTCAGCGGCAGACCGTCGAAGATGGTGGTGATCACAGTTTCCAGGGATTTGCCCGGTACGCGGGCGCACTGGTAGATTTCCTGTTTCCAAATAACTGA